In Phormidium yuhuli AB48, one genomic interval encodes:
- a CDS encoding type II toxin-antitoxin system RelE/ParE family toxin — MNYEFHPAALQEYAEAVQFFAQYNQQQNLIDTIENCIFRIISAPERWPVIEGNIRRCLTPKFSYFILYKVYSERVVIVAVMSCRRDPDYWKSRLES; from the coding sequence GTGAATTATGAGTTTCACCCAGCCGCCCTGCAAGAGTATGCGGAAGCCGTGCAATTTTTTGCTCAGTATAACCAACAGCAAAATTTAATCGATACTATAGAAAATTGCATTTTTCGTATTATTAGTGCTCCGGAACGCTGGCCAGTTATTGAGGGAAACATTCGTCGGTGTTTGACTCCGAAGTTTTCCTATTTTATCTTGTACAAAGTCTATTCTGAGCGAGTCGTGATTGTTGCAGTTATGAGTTGTCGTCGCGATCCAGACTATTGGAAGAGTCGCCTGGAATCGTAA